In a genomic window of Streptomyces sp. cg36:
- a CDS encoding IS3 family transposase has protein sequence MDEHRDRFGGVEPICRVLTEHDCKIAPSTYYAHHKRLTAPSSRTLRDTELKILIQEAYDANYRVYGARKIWRHMNRQGQTVARCTVERLMRELGITGAVCGKRVITTIPDPCAPRAQDLVDRDFVASAPNRCWVADFTHVATFSSVVYVAFVVDTFSRRIVGWPASAAKQTRLVLDALDMGLWQCDRDQHPPLPGELVHHSDAGSQGGFNWSSQHLVISEVLDGSSSAGSRSSGAPEVEVPGASEVSASRRSGFLGRDRQGSSPGGSGRGYRRGAGGGHALVSTVWRHATVRSEAAFRQVPVVLRAGGDRPPKSSGQGRSRNRSVRRP, from the coding sequence ATCGACGAGCACCGGGACCGCTTCGGCGGAGTCGAGCCGATCTGCCGCGTTCTGACCGAGCACGACTGCAAGATCGCCCCGTCCACCTACTACGCCCACCACAAACGCCTGACGGCACCCTCGTCCCGCACTCTCCGGGACACCGAACTGAAGATCCTGATCCAGGAGGCATACGACGCCAACTACCGTGTCTACGGCGCGAGGAAGATCTGGCGGCACATGAACCGCCAAGGCCAAACCGTGGCCCGCTGCACCGTCGAACGCCTCATGCGCGAGCTCGGTATCACCGGCGCCGTCTGCGGCAAGAGAGTGATCACTACGATCCCGGACCCCTGCGCACCCAGGGCGCAGGACTTGGTCGACCGCGATTTCGTCGCCAGCGCGCCGAACCGCTGCTGGGTCGCCGACTTCACCCACGTCGCCACGTTCTCCAGCGTCGTCTACGTCGCCTTCGTCGTGGACACCTTCTCCCGCCGCATCGTCGGCTGGCCCGCCTCGGCCGCGAAGCAGACCCGGCTCGTCCTGGACGCCCTGGACATGGGACTGTGGCAATGCGACCGCGACCAACACCCGCCCCTTCCAGGTGAGTTGGTGCATCACTCGGACGCAGGATCGCAAGGCGGATTCAACTGGTCGTCGCAACACCTTGTGATCAGCGAGGTGTTGGATGGTTCGTCGTCAGCAGGCAGCCGATCGAGCGGTGCGCCCGAAGTTGAGGTCCCCGGGGCATCCGAAGTATCAGCGTCACGTCGAAGCGGCTTTCTGGGTCGAGATCGCCAAGGGTCCTCTCCCGGAGGAAGCGGCCGGGGTTATCGGCGTGGCGCCGGCGGTGGCCACGCGCTGGTATCGACAGTGTGGCGGCATGCGACCGTTCGATCCGAAGCCGCATTCCGGCAGGTACCTGTCGTTCTCCGAGCGGGAGGAGATCGCCCTCCTAAAAGCTCAGGGCAAGGGCGTTCGCGAAATCGCTCGGTACGTCGGCCGTGA
- a CDS encoding transposase: protein MARPSQYPLELRRRAVRMVAEVRPDYDTEWAAMKAVAAKLGIGATETLRKWVRQDEIDAGTRPGTTTEESAQVKAMKKEIAELKRANEILKAAASFFAAELDRPHTRS from the coding sequence ATGGCACGTCCTTCCCAGTACCCGCTTGAGCTGCGCCGTCGTGCGGTGCGCATGGTCGCCGAGGTGCGGCCCGACTACGACACCGAGTGGGCAGCGATGAAAGCGGTCGCCGCGAAGCTCGGCATCGGCGCAACCGAGACGCTGCGCAAGTGGGTCCGCCAGGACGAGATCGATGCCGGCACCCGGCCGGGGACGACGACGGAGGAGTCCGCGCAGGTCAAGGCGATGAAGAAGGAGATCGCCGAGCTGAAGCGTGCCAACGAGATCCTGAAGGCCGCAGCGAGTTTCTTTGCGGCCGAGCTCGACCGGCCACACACACGCTCGTAG